The nucleotide window TCAGCAGAGGCAAGGAAGCGGCGAATGTTGCGCGCTGCCTGACGAATGCGCTGTTCGTTTTCCACGAAGGCAAGACGTACATAGTCGTCACCATATTCCCCGAATCCGACGCCCGGAGCGACGGCTACATGGGCTTCGGCCACCAGCCGCTTGGCGAACTCAAGCGAGCCGATGGAGCGGAATTTCTCCGGCACCGGCACCCAGGCAAACATGGTTGCTTCCGGCGTCGGGATCGGCCAGCCTGCGCGGGTGAAACTTTCAACCATGATGTCACGGCGATAGCGATAGACCTCACGCGCCTCGGCGATGCAGTCCTCGGCACCATTGAGGGCTGCCGCTGCAGCGACCTGAATGGGCGTGAAGGCGCCGTAATCGAGGTAGGATTTCACCCGTGTCAGCGCACGGATCATCCGTTCGTTGCCCACCGCAAAGCCCATGCGCCAGCCGGGCATGGAGAAGGTCTTTGACAACGAAGTGAACTCAACTGCGATATCCTTGGCCCCGTCCACCTGCAGGATCGACGGCGGCAGTTCGTCACCGAAATAGATCTCTGCATAGGCCAGATCGCTCAGCACCATGATGTCATGCTCTTTGGCGATCCGGACAACTTCCTTGTAGAAGTTGAGGTCGACCGTATAGGCAGTCGGGTTGGACGGGTAGTTGACGATGAGCGCAATCGGCTTCGGAATCGAATGCCGGACAGCCCGGTCGATGGCACGGAAGAATTCCTCGTTCGGCTCAGCCGGCATGGAGCGCACAACGCCGCCGGACATGATGAAACCGAAGGAGTGAATCGGATAGGTCGGGTTCGGAACGAGAACCACGTCCCCCGGGCTGGTGATGGCCTGTGCCATGTTGGCAAAGCCTTCCTTGGAGCCAAGGGTGGCCACGATCTCGGTTTCCGGGTTCAGTTTGACTCCGAAACGGCGTTCGTAATAGGCAGCCTGGGCGCGGCGAAGGCCCGGAATGCCGCGAGACGTCGAATAGCGATGGGTACGCGGATCAAGAACCGTTTCGTTGAGCTTATCGACGATATGCTTTGGCGTTGGCAAATCAGGGTTGCCCATGCCCAGATCTATGATATCCGCGCCTTCCGCTCGCGCCTTCGCCTTAATCCGGTTGACCGGTTCAAAGACGTAAGGAGGGAGACGGCGTATTTTATGGAACTCATCCATAGTTAGGCTCCTTGGTAGCAGGATTGGATCATAGAAATTGGCGTTAGCCAGCGAAGTGAAGGGAAAATGGCGCTAACAGGTCAGCTTTGCCACATCTAATTCAGTTTTTGCACATGGGAATTAGTCAATACGATGGCAGAGACGCCATCGTCAAAAGCTATCCAACAGGCTCACCAGACGCAAGGAAAAGGGCTCAGTTCCCGGCCTTCTTGTTGAGCTTGAGGAGTTCCGCTTCCAGCGCCTTGCGCTCTTCCGGATTGAGAAGTGCGGGATCCTTGTCTGACAGCACCGCAACAGCCGGATAGTCTTCCGTCTGCTGGGCTTCATTCAACAGGCTCATGGAATAGCCAAGCTCGGACGGCAGCAGCAAGGATTGCCCCTCCCCGACTTGCTGGGCAGATGCCTGCTTGTCCGTTGTTGCGGTTCCATTCGCCGTCTTGTTCTGCGCAACAAGCCCACTCGTTGCCGATGGGGAATCGGCAAAATCCTGATGAGTCGCCGAGCAGCCCGCCGCCGCCAACAGCATGGCCGCCGCAAGCAGCCTGACGCCTGCGCGTCCCTGTTGGTGTTTAACGCCATGAAGAGAAGATTGAGCGTTGCGAGCAGTCACAAGACTTTCCTTTTGAATTGGGAGCACTCCGGGCAGG belongs to uncultured Cohaesibacter sp. and includes:
- a CDS encoding LL-diaminopimelate aminotransferase, with the translated sequence MDEFHKIRRLPPYVFEPVNRIKAKARAEGADIIDLGMGNPDLPTPKHIVDKLNETVLDPRTHRYSTSRGIPGLRRAQAAYYERRFGVKLNPETEIVATLGSKEGFANMAQAITSPGDVVLVPNPTYPIHSFGFIMSGGVVRSMPAEPNEEFFRAIDRAVRHSIPKPIALIVNYPSNPTAYTVDLNFYKEVVRIAKEHDIMVLSDLAYAEIYFGDELPPSILQVDGAKDIAVEFTSLSKTFSMPGWRMGFAVGNERMIRALTRVKSYLDYGAFTPIQVAAAAALNGAEDCIAEAREVYRYRRDIMVESFTRAGWPIPTPEATMFAWVPVPEKFRSIGSLEFAKRLVAEAHVAVAPGVGFGEYGDDYVRLAFVENEQRIRQAARNIRRFLASAE